One genomic segment of Naumovozyma castellii chromosome 9, complete genome includes these proteins:
- the NCAS0I02410 gene encoding Zn(II)2Cys6 transcription factor (ancestral locus Anc_3.109) gives MALHSTRNQAGLEKVTNQTHRHMRGEQHRGQNTFFPASGNPTPQFNTNANPNGMHLWTPPIPIQDESMGNYPAAGAGLPSMVDPYTPRFPLERTPHNETNVTDQYGEGKESKKRVLKACDYCRKRKVKCGDIIAQTGKCANCTKNDVECTFKFHLQLERKKRLQNAVWEYGDENGNSDDEEGTYLKLLEELDTLRKSEAFVNSRVSRMDRKFVIIKDRMVKLRESFDEYIRENKTQFVNNKLLPLSRKKKYNTDILNTMSIYLAKGKLFPLMAKDEFFQPLNGIFEISYKWYMLQMKKIIDYSSLTSENELCESLFVLPEREKTMRLLEYCHSLSLHSISLNMNLKDTIEIAERYFNDKDQLTMSELFLLNVSLCNGIVGSRLVSTNECNGLRKDNHCPLKEEAAIFEAKALLNAMALYHHDSKMSGNSSNLTSLKAMLILIDYLYKNISAEFALPILSTAIDVALNIGLHDNSYYENMQPYLVRISLSIWQYCVSMDLLFSFILSRNPIIREEYMDSISDKSFVKKFNKSLSNAPTLALPIDTTDNMNEIMKQMTNRPEDISDVISYQLSKLTRITSEIQSKCFATNKSPTLPFDEMLSIVNGLDISLKDWESNLPHYMKIDKFEKYLSLLLLQSTEKNTDQQFKIFRTQILICHIQLLKVRLDVTAYALAVIKDNKSLTSKSTRHNVPKLVLDYGDQLKKTCVEMLTFFRSIEFDSYIYKEIMYYLQSGIFRLLFEVIKNIDDPDKLETLYLIDLLQRTHEHLLGDRNELLVSRNMKWVTGMIFFTFYLKLIIAYFVSKNPELVKTYNFNIKTYEDLLVLLLDVSGDIRDEVTKSLKELTDKKEILEESNTNEGVFVPATPEMIKELQSFTSPNPVESDVERNRSYGYLDHIVFFYDRDFRFLNLFRDNNWDSSMIV, from the coding sequence ATGGCTCTCCATTCAACAAGAAATCAAGCAGGACTCGAGAAAGTCACCAACCAAACACACAGGCACATGAGAGGAGAGCAACATCGAGGTCAGAACACTTTCTTTCCTGCGTCAGGGAACCCAACCCCACAATTTAACACGAATGCAAACCCTAATGGGATGCATTTATGGACACCACCAATACCAATTCAGGACGAGTCAATGGGGAACTATCCTGCTGCTGGAGCAGGATTACCATCCATGGTAGATCCTTATACTCCACGATTTCCTTTGGAACGAACACCTCATAATGAAACGAATGTGACTGATCAATATGGAGAGGGCAAGGAATCCAAGAAAAGAGTACTTAAGGCTTGCGACTATTgtagaaagagaaaagttAAATGTGGAGATATTATCGCACAGACGGGCAAGTGTGCTAATTGTACTAAAAATGATGTGGAATGCACTTTTAAGTTTCATttacaattggaaagaaaaaaacgTTTGCAGAACGCAGTTTGGGAATACGGTGACGAAAATGGCAatagtgatgatgaagagggCACGTACTTAAAGCTATTGGAAGAACTGGATACTTTAAGAAAGTCTGAAGCATTTGTCAATTCTAGGGTTAGTAGAATGGATAGGAAATTTGTTATCATCAAGGATAGAATGGTTAAATTGAGAGAATCGTTTGATGAATACATtagagaaaataaaacacAATTTGTCAATAATAAACTTTTACCTCTttcaaggaagaaaaaatataatacGGACATTCTCAACACAATGTCCATTTATTTAGCAAAGGGAAAATTATTCCCATTAATGGCCAAGGATGAATTCTTTCAACCACTTAATGGTATATTTGAGATATCTTACAAATGGTATATgcttcaaatgaaaaaaataattgattattCCTCTTTAACAAGTGAGAATGAGCTTTGCGAATCGTTATTTGTACTCCCTGAAAGGGAAAAGACAATGCGATTGTTAGAATACTGCCATTCTCTGTCTTTACATTCGATATCGTTaaatatgaatttaaaagatACAATCGAAATTGCTGAACGTTATTTCAATGACAAAGATCAATTAACCATGTCggaattatttttattaaatgtgTCTCTGTGTAATGGGATAGTCGGTTCTAGATTAGTTTCCACTAATGAATGTAACGGGCTAAGAAAGGACAATCATTGCCCGCTAAAGGAGGAAGCCGCTATTTTTGAAGCAAAGGCGCTACTTAACGCAATGGCTTTATATCATCATGACTCTAAAATGAGTGgtaattcttcaaacttAACATCTTTAAAGGCGATGTTAATATTGATTGATTACCTGTATAAGAATATCAGCGCAGAATTTGCCTTACCGATACTTTCCACAGCAATTGATGTTGCTCTCAATATTGGCCTTCACGACAACTCCTACTATGAGAATATGCAGCCTTACCTAGTCAGAATATCGTTATCTATCTGGCAATATTGCGTTTCTATGGatcttttgttttcatttatCCTCTCTAGGAATCCAATAATAAGGGAAGAATACATGGATTCCATATCTGATAAAAGTTTTGTAAAGAAGTTTAATAAATCCCTTTCAAATGCCCCAACATTAGCCCTCCCAATAGATACTACCGATAATATGAATGAAATTATGAAACAGATGACCAATAGACCCGAGGATATTTCAGACGTAATATCCTATCAGTTATCAAAATTGACTCGCATTACATCAGAGATACAGTCTAAATGCTTTGCTACCAACAAGTCACCAACATTACCCTTCGATGAAATGTTGAGCATTGTTAATGGGCTGGAtatatctttgaaagaCTGGGAATCAAATCTACCCCACTATATGAAAATTGAtaagtttgaaaaatatttatcgTTACTACTATTACAATcaacagaaaaaaatacCGACCAACAATTTAAGATTTTCCGAACTCAGATCCTTATCTGTCATATCCAATTGCTCAAAGTGCGACTTGATGTCACTGCTTATGCGTTGGCGGTGATAAAAGATAATAAGAGTTTAACTTCAAAATCTACAAGGCATAATGTTCCCAAATTAGTATTGGATTATGGAGaccaattgaaaaaaacaTGTGTTGAAATGCTAACTTTTTTTCGATCTATCGAGTTTGATTCCTACATCTACAAGGAAATCATGtattatcttcaatctGGAATATTCCgcttattatttgaagttattaaaaatatagatGATCCTGACAAATTGGAGACATTATACCTCATTGATTTATTGCAAAGAACACATGAACACTTGTTGGGGGATAgaaatgaattattagtGTCTAGAAACATGAAATGGGTCACCGGaatgatatttttcacATTCTActtgaaattgattattgcatattttgtttccaaGAATCCAGAACTTGTAAAAACATacaattttaatattaagacatatgaagatttattggTGCTCTTACTGGACGTTTCAGGGGACATCAGAGATGAAGTCACCAAAAGTCTAAAGGAACTGACAgataaaaaagaaatactAGAGGAATCTAATACAAACGAGGGCGTATTCGTACCTGCGACGCCAGAAATGATAAAAGAATTGCAATCTTTCACGTCACCCAATCCTGTTGAAAGTGATGTTGAAAGAAACAGGAGCTATGGTTATTTAGATCATATAGTCTTCTTTTATGATCGTGACTTTAGATTTCTGAACCTATTCAGAGATAATAACTGGGATTCGTCCATGATTGTCTAA
- the VPS52 gene encoding Vps52p (ancestral locus Anc_3.102) produces the protein MESLQQILGTDNVSQDTTVITPKADNKTDNQEEEDIFQTFIKECKIPDYQANVSASKEFETLKKKQDTLRSTLETVVPPLREYIVSFSKRLSDFTSDLSFIRSKSSELKNLLEYNSKKLETISPLVNDLIIPIDVINEILHGKINASWQENINFIRDKQEIYSKYHPTSDNSETTTNDLEVPKDFEIMNDILECLKLIILERSKKFIVHNIKLLRRHHPTPSQRIQNDMIQVAECFQFIVENNYSLALELRQAYSYTMRWYYKQYFARYIRSLTILQFKAIDTQYALGNGLTNIKIDENSNDKSNSTLFSSYLSPNYLYGLSTISNETISEYFQIKRRLSILSQEDNTVMISQIAENNRNKENYIEIGFKNLNLAILDNCSVEYNFLKSFFRVSDNVEELNGILEQIFQPTLDQAMEYTIHQLLQQTYDIFGVLISIRVANQLQFETERRNVPIISEYLNNQLILLWPRFQQLIDFQCENLRKISITQNMVKKNNNAILSKPHELTVQFGKFLSSLLMLAGKSAFQEGSDETMNDERAEPLYNSIIRMRNEFETVMTKCSKVTSSPERFLSLNYLYLYNILQKQHLAIQDDEAREEFDDTLDTSNDSNIKLDNTPLIFKETEDHFKILVEAYSKVT, from the coding sequence ATGGAGTCACTTCAGCAGATACTGGGAACAGACAATGTTTCGCAAGACACAACCGTAATAACCCCAAAGGCAGACAACAAGACAGACAACcaggaggaagaagatattttccaaacATTTATAAAAGAATGTAAGATTCCTGATTATCAGGCGAATGTATCTGCGTCAAAGGAATTTGAGACgttaaagaagaaacaagataCTTTGAGATCCACTCTGGAGACCGTCGTACCGCCCTTACGTGAATATATTGTCAGTTTTTCCAAGAGGTTATCTGATTTTACAAGCGATTTAAGTTTTATTAGAAGTAAATCTTCTGAACTTAAGAATTTGTTAGAGTATAATTCGAAAAAATTAGAGACCATAAGCCCGTTGGTGAATGATCTTATCATTCCCATTGATGtgattaatgaaattcttcACGGGAAGATCAATGCTTCTTGgcaagaaaatatcaacTTTATAAGAGACAAGCAAGAAATATATTCGAAATATCATCCAACTTCTGATAACTCGGAAACAACAACTAATGATTTGGAAGTTCCAAAGGATTTCgaaataatgaatgatATTTTGGAGTGTTTGAAACTAATTATCTTAGAAAGatcaaagaaattcatTGTTCATAATATTAAGTTACTAAGACGGCATCACCCAACACCTTCACAGCGTATACAAAACGATATGATTCAAGTAGCTGAATGCTTCCAATTCATAGTGGAGAATAATTATTCATTGGCTTTAGAATTAAGACAGGCCTATTCATATACAATGAGATGGTATTATAAACAATATTTTGCTCGTTATATAAGATCATTGACCATTCTACAGTTTAAGGCAATTGATACACAGTATGCATTGGGGAATGGGTTGACAAACATCAAAATAGACGAGAATAGTAACGACAAGTCGAATAGtacattattttcatcgtACTTATCGccaaattatttatatgGGCTATCAACCATCTCCAATGAGACAATTTCAGAATACTTCCAGATAAAGAGAAGATTATCTATATTATCCCAAGAAGATAATACTGTCATGATATCACAAATTGCAGAGAATAATAGAAATAAGGAGAATtacattgaaattggatttaagaatttaaaTCTTGCTATCCTTGATAATTGTTCAGTggaatataattttttgaagtCATTCTTTAGGGTAAGCGACAATGTTGAAGAACTGAATGGTATCTTggaacaaatatttcaacCAACATTGGATCAAGCCATGGAATATACAATTCACCAACTTTTACAACAAACATACGATATATTTGGTGTTCTTATTAGCATTAGAGTCGCGAATCAATTACAATTTGAAACGGAACGAAGAAATGTACCAATCATCTCAGAATATCTtaataatcaattaattctaTTATGGCCAAGATTCCAACAATTAATTGACTTCCAATGTGAAAATCTAcgaaaaatttcaataacgCAAAATATGgtcaagaaaaataataatgccATTCTGAGCAAGCCACACGAACTGACAGTACAATTTGGGAAATTTTTATCTAGTTTATTAATGCTAGCAGGGAAAAGTGCTTTCCAAGAAGGTAGCGATGAAACAATGAACGATGAACGCGCTGAACCCCTTTATAATTCTATCATCAGAATGAGAAATGAATTTGAGACAGTAATGACAAAATGTAGTAAAGTCACTTCATCCCCCGAAAGATTTCTatcattgaattatttgtaCCTATACAATATTTTACAAAAGCAGCATTTAGCCATACAAGATGATGAAGCAAGGGAAGAGTTCGATGATACTTTAGATACATCCAATGATTCTAACATAAAATTGGACAATACACctttaattttcaaagagaCTGAAGaccatttcaaaatattggtGGAAGCATATAGTAAAGTAACTTAA
- the VPS72 gene encoding Vps72p (ancestral locus Anc_3.100) produces the protein MTITTQQNRSIATEMSSPSSLPSSDDDEGQEFLINTRERRQNAGNKLKKLLEQELQEMQSTTQQLDEDEIDLLFQEDEEDEEFEVEENSEEDGEQLEDVEEEEQEEKSPHLKIRADEDDNDQDLMLSESGGEDQSNDDEADDAGERELQRQERLKRKRKQQKQKGPVILRKRKPSVTTKDEETPVTKRKHSYDDINAGSLLQTDRRTSKRSSVVANKLQVYEKLSKAEEKRKMIRQRMQKHKKYQSEHVLTQEDRMRIALETEKFNIQSLDKYKEQELSKKQNRLAMQQRQKMKFKQHELILRDLSTTWLVTPLMEIEDARYWSTQLSKREKKKRKYPKRQSKKQENVEVNKSTTITDAAKLGGEEQNAMENKQETTALTSVPTDLQQQSEIKNISSAHTTEMTDQIDKPTNALDEHDEPTMTDNVSQSLKDSTTGGDIPTLTASVLNDDKTTSVPEQEILTSTANTTELPKEDEPPSKTNLSIKEQAPDTDAVVNQKPDSPNPASSNSTEPEISLKKTINAPVAVGDSNGVTVKEPIIKTESLQEEVITKQVSFVANPEITIIDPNDTPLTVSASKEVTPALSETPNLSDTTNTIDDVEEDNEELIYEGPNQMVSKDFVILYRCGDGTYNRDVHADLFGPDWSLASHQRSLDVETIFKSSSLNEKNDLIEGENENLLIKEVDLSVLDNFPSFGEYDKKVIHHIDSNDDKNRELKLKTASPTGVYLPCGLRKKCLITNKNSQYFDPKNGIPYSDLEAYKIIQELQDPNGSFKWFGFKNGGIFLNVKQKPANGVPEGF, from the coding sequence ATGACAATAACAACCCAGCAAAATAGGAGCATAGCAACTGAAATGAGCAGTCCCAGTAGTTTGCCCAGtagtgatgatgacgaGGGTCAGGAATTCTTAATTAACACGAGAGAGAGGAGACAAAATGCTGGTAACAAACTTAAGAAACTATTAGAACAAGAATTGCAAGAAATGCAATCCACTACACAGCAACTGgacgaagatgaaataGATCTGTTATTCCAAGAGGACGAGGAGGACGAGGAGTTTGAAGTAGAGGAAAATTCAGAAGAGGATGGTGAACAACTAGAGGACgtggaagaggaagagcaagaagaaaaatcacctcatttgaagatacgagctgatgaagatgacaACGATCAGGATTTGATGCTAAGTGAATCCGGTGGTGAGGATCAGTCCAATGACGATGAAGCAGATGATGCTGGTGAAAGGGAATTGCAAAGACAAGAACgattgaaaagaaagagaaagcaACAGAAACAGAAGGGACCCGTGATATTACGAAAGAGAAAGCCCTCTGTCACTacaaaagatgaagaaactCCTGTGACAAAAAGGAAACATTCATATGATGACATAAACGCAGGGAGTTTATTACAAACTGATAGAAGAACGTCCAAAAGATCTTCTGTGGTTGCAAATAAGTTGCAAGTGTATGAGAAACTATCAAAGGCAGAagagaaaaggaaaatgataaGACAGAGGATGCAGAAAcataaaaaatatcaatcCGAACATGTGCTGACACAAGAGGATAGAATGAGAATTGCATTAGAGACAGAAAAATTCAACATTCAGAGTTTGGACAAATATAAAGAGCAGGAACTTTCAAAGAAGCAAAATAGGCTGGCCATGcaacaaagacaaaagaTGAAGTTTAAACAACATGAACTGATTTTGAGAGATTTGTCAACTACCTGGCTTGTAACACCTCTGATGGAAATAGAAGATGCTCGTTATTGGAGTACTCAATTGAGTAAGagagagaagaagaaaagaaagtaTCCAAAGAGACAATCAAAGAAGCAAGAGAATGTAGAAGTTAATAAGTCCACGACTATTACTGATGCTGCAAAGCTTGGAGGGGAAGAACAAAATgcaatggaaaataaacaGGAAACAACAGCGCTTACTTCGGTGCCGACAGATTTGCAACAGCAGAGTGAAATCAAGAATATATCATCAGCCCACACAACAGAAATGACTGACCAAATAGATAAGCCAACAAATGCACTTGATGAGCATGATGAACCAACTATGACAGACAATGTATCTCAGTCATTAAAAGATTCTACAACAGGAGGTGATATTCCAACCCTGACAGCATCTGTGCTGAACGATGATAAGACAACAAGTGTTCCAGAGCAGGAAATTCTAACTTCAACAGCCAATACGACTGAACTGCCGAAAGAAGATGAGCCACCATCAAAAACGAATCTAAGTATCAAAGAACAGGCACCAGATACTGATGCCGTGGTTAATCAGAAACCTGATTCTCCAAATCCTGCCTCAAGTAATTCAACAGAGCCAGAAATTTCGCTGAAAAAGACCATTAATGCTCCAGTCGCAGTGGGGGACTCTAATGGCGTAACTGTTAAAGAACCCATAATAAAAACAGAAAGTTTACAAGAAGAGGTCATTACAAAACAAGTTTCCTTTGTTGCTAATCCAGAAATCACTATTATTGACCCAAACGATACTCCGTTAACAGTCAGTGCTTCAAAAGAGGTAACACCAGCTTTATCGGAAACGCCGAACTTGTCAGATACCACAAACACCATTGATGATGTGGAAGAAGATAACGAAGAATTAATATATGAGGGACCAAACCAAATGGTGTCTAAAGATTTTGTCATATTATATAGATGTGGAGATGGTACTTATAATAGGGACGTTCACGCTGATTTATTTGGCCCTGATTGGTCTCTTGCTTCACACCAACGTTCGTTAGATGTGGAAACAATATTCAagtcatcttcattaaatgaaaaaaacGATCTCATTGAAggagaaaatgaaaatttgcTGATTAAGGAAGTGGATTTATCAGTATTAGATAATTTCCCCTCCTTTGGTGAGTATGATAAAAAAGTTATTCATCACATTGAttcaaatgatgataagAATAGGgaattaaaattgaagacAGCTTCACCAACTGGGGTCTACCTACCGTGTGGCTTACGCAAAAAGTGTTTGAtaacaaataaaaacaGTCAGTATTTCGATCCAAAAAATGGTATCCCATATTCAGATTTGGAGGCTTATAAGATAATTCAAGAATTACAAGATCCCAACGGTTCATTCAAGTGGTTTGGTTTTAAGAATGGTGGAATTTTCTTAAATGTTAAACAGAAACCTGCAAATGGTGTTCCTGAAGGATTTTAA
- the RTC2 gene encoding cationic amino acid transporter (ancestral locus Anc_3.105), translating into MKLTPIILNSENVSGITGCISISCWIVVFVPQIYENFTRKSSDGLSLLFIILWLLGDIFNLVGAMMQHLLTTMIILAAYYTLADIILWIQCIWYSGNGKMVDEATSVESVYETDPLLQSRRDVITYIPDNGDSEVYITTIPAKEVRKTNMSLNNLLIVFTVIFAGFISWYIPYCSRIPVEKTPDLRMNWLAQVFGYLGAVLYLGSRIPQIILNFKRRSCEGVSFLFFLFACLGNIMFITSVLVVSLDPEYLLVNFSWLLGSAGTLFLDLVIFSQFFLYGDKQHSHTSAIMRKSKLRDEEDFYSECSSNNR; encoded by the coding sequence ATGAAGCTTACACcgataatattaaattctgAAAATGTTAGTGGTATAACAGGTTGTATCTCGATATCGTGTTGGATTGTCGTCTTCGTCCCtcaaatatatgaaaattttaCAAGGAAGTCATCTGATGGATTATCATTgttgttcattattttgtGGTTATTAGgagatatttttaatttggTAGGGGCGATGATGCAACACTTACTGACTACTATGATTATACTGGCTGCATACTACACTCTCGCAGATATTATACTTTGGATCCAATGTATTTGGTATTCAGGTAATGGAAAAATGGTCGATGAAGCTACATCTGTGGAATCCGTATATGAAACAGACCCACTTCTACAAAGTAGACGAGATGTCATAACGTATATCCCCGATAATGGTGATTCTGAGGTATATATTACAACCATACCGGCAAAAGAAGTAAGGAAAACTAACATGAGTCTGAATAATCTACTTATCGTTTTTACAGTGATTTTTGCCGGGTTTATTTCCTGGTACATACCATATTGTTCAAGAATCCCAGTTGAGAAAACCCCCGATTTACGTATGAACTGGTTGGCTCAGGTCTTTGGTTATTTAGGTGCAGTATTATATTTAGGATCAAGAATTCCACAGattatattgaattttaaGAGGAGATCCTGTGAAGGtgtttcatttttattctttttatttgCATGTTTGGGGAATATCATGTTCATTACATCTGTCTTGGTGGTTTCATTAGATCCAGAGTACTTACTAGTTAACTTTTCCTGGTTATTGGGTAGTGCAGGGACTTTGTTTCTTGATCTGGTCATATTTAGTCAATTCTTTCTATATGGTGACAAGCAACACTCGCACACATCCGCGATTATGAGAAAGTCCAAACTGagagatgaagaagatttttaCTCTGAATGTTCTAGTAATAATCGATGA
- the ARA1 gene encoding D-arabinose 1-dehydrogenase (NAD(P)(+)) ARA1 (ancestral locus Anc_3.108), with the protein MSHPRNTEIYFNLNNGGRIPAIGLGTASPKGRYPETKKAVKAAIRAGYRQIDTAWYYKTEPYIGEALKELFRDGEIKREDLFITTKVWPCYWDDPSTSINESLKSLGIDYVDMVLQHWPLCYKKTYDENGTIIGKPLDKDGKVIFAEGADWITTYQLMEKIYLDPKDTRVRAIGVSNYPIEYLERVIKECKVTPVINQVELHPHLPQLELNDFCHKNGILLTAYSPLGSGGAPNTKIPLVQEYAKKHEVAPADILTSYHVRKGNVVIPRSLNPERVASNIYFAPLTKNEMKSLDDFGVNTPHRYIGTDMAGVIPGFTHGC; encoded by the coding sequence ATGTCTCATCCAAGAAACACTGAAATATACTTTAACTTGAACAACGGCGGTAGAATTCCTGCCATTGGTTTGGGTACCGCATCTCCTAAAGGAAGGTACCCAGAAACTAAAAAAGCTGTAAAGGCAGCAATTAGGGCCGGTTACAGACAGATTGATACTGCCTGGTATTACAAGACAGAACCATATATTGGGGAAGCTTTGAAGGAGCTATTTAGAGATGGCGAGATtaaaagagaagatttgTTCATTACTACAAAGGTTTGGCCTTGTTATTGGGATGATCCATCGACTTCTATTAAtgaatctttgaaatcattGGGTATTGATTATGTCGATATGGTTTTGCAACATTGGCCGCTTTGTTATAAGAAAACTTACGATGAAAACGGTACAATTATCGGGAAACCACTAGATAAAGATGGGAAAGTTATCTTTGCGGAAGGTGCTGATTGGATTACAACTTACCAATTAATGgagaaaatttatttggatCCAAAGGATACCCGTGTGAGAGCCATTGGTGTCTCTAATTATCCTATTGAATATCTAGAAAGAGTTATAAAGGAATGTAAAGTGACGCCCGTCATCAATCAAGTGGAACTACATCCTCATTTGCCTCAATTGGAACTGAATGATTTTTGTCATAAGAACGGTATCTTGTTAACAGCTTACTCCCCATTGGGATCGGGTGGGGCTCCAAATACAAAGATTCCTTTAGTTCAGGAATACGCCAAGAAACATGAGGTTGCTCCTGCCGATATTTTGACTTCATACCATGTGAGGAAGGGTAATGTTGTCATTCCAAGATCGTTAAATCCAGAAAGAGTGGCATCAAATATCTATTTTGCTCCTTTAACGAAGAATGAAATGAAAAGTTTGGATGATTTTGGTGTCAACACTCCACATAGATATATTGGGACAGACATGGCTGGTGTTATCCCAGGATTCACTCATGGATGTTGA
- the YSW1 gene encoding Ysw1p (ancestral locus Anc_3.106): protein MTRLKPSDEGDQLDPDYDIPDIFLSPNEQSPGGISFLNEYLDEDVHEKDLATQSIKKARPMSRNWFFKSFLTKPDVIEGPMTTTESFSEEVDNTRDSNLTPKKSFKSHFTHENNSPEKPHFWKSWRKSSPSKEVQDGRTINARSSSSRKIIEKLTSVLSDPKEKSDFKEGSTTENSDSSSFERAETIRSNLKEVLEGENKNEVLESPIKEGSEFENSSQATPQSSESTFDSNDAENNEISPLTPEDEAIIKGPYKLVFDPPDQYLPTLTIPTDATKLDKNSKTLKNIIEICKLLIVDADTQKLEKNLLSMTLTQIGEELLEIFKEKLKKYELSNESVRRYEDENILLRNKLDRSESFNKDLTAQLETLNKVNSSYKARVKELEASLVKKIGVTQHLTPLDRETKKILEKEDIGTDFSKTTVTQMEHNQNNDLQERFTKLKRDNNTLEEIKVNTEKKNRSLKKKQVILKCYKDQSQRFLFSMASTFNGFLPEAVLNHFSSALKKLYDSDFLLHEKQEISDSQVKNMTDIISTFYYKDVEGLFLGELVRAITFQTRSNTFLTMQLSNLRKENFSQAKYIDTISRKRPSENEGKTSSEGLEVKTLNEDDQPETVSLKDSPNQDISLLEY, encoded by the coding sequence ATGACAAGATTAAAACCTTCGGACGAAGGTGACCAACTAGATCCAGATTATGACATTCCAGATATTTTTCTATCTCCAAATGAACAATCACCTGGTGGAATTTCCTTTCTCAATGAATATttagatgaagatgttCATGAGAAAGATCTTGCTACTCAATCCATTAAAAAAGCCAGACCTATGTCACGAAATTGGTTTTTCAAATCGTTTTTAACAAAACCTGATGTTATCGAGGGACCTATGACAACTACGGAATCATTCTCCGAAGAGGTTGATAATACGAGAGACAGCAATCTTACTCCAAAGAAAAGTTTTAAGTCTCATTTTACTCATGAGAATAACTCCCCAGAAAAACCtcatttttggaaatcCTGGAGGAAAAGTTCTCCTTCTAAAGAAGTTCAAGATGGACGTACAATAAATGCTAGATCAAGCTCAAGTAGGAAAATTATAGAAAAATTAACTTCAGTATTGTCAGACCCAAAAGAGAAAAGTGATTTCAAAGAAGGTAGTACGACAGAAAATAGTGATTCGAGTTCTTTTGAAAGAGCAGAGACAATAAGAAGTAATCTCAAAGAAGTCTTGGAAggagaaaataaaaacgAAGTTCTAGAATCACCCATAAAAGAGGGCTCCGAGTTTGAAAATAGTTCTCAGGCAACACCACAAAGTTCTGAATCTACATTTGATTCTAACGACGCCGAAAACAATGAGATATCTCCATTGACACCGGAAGATGAAGCCATAATTAAGGGACCATATAAACTAGTGTTTGATCCGCCGGACCAATATTTACCTACTCTGACAATTCCAACTGATGCAACCAAATTGGACAAGAATTCGAAGACCcttaaaaatattatagaaATTTGCAAGTTACTTATTGTAGACGCAGACACTCaaaaattagaaaagaaCCTATTAAGTATGACTCTGACACAAATTGGAGAAGAACTActggaaatatttaaagaaaaattgaaaaagtaTGAGTTGAGTAATGAAAGTGTGAGGAGATACGAAGAtgagaatatattattaagaaacaaacTAGATAGAAGCGAGAGCTTCAACAAGGATTTGACTGCTCAGTTAGAAACATTAAACAAGGTAAATTCAAGTTATAAAGCAAGGGTAAAGGAACTAGAGGCAAGCTTAGTTAAGAAAATTGGTGTAACTCAGCATTTAACTCCATTGGATAGAgaaaccaaaaaaataCTAGAGAAGGAAGATATCGGGActgatttttcaaaaaccACTGTTACTCAAATGGAACataatcaaaataatgacTTACAAGAAAGGTTTACTAAACTGAAGAGGGACAATAATACTCTAGAGGAAATCAAGGTTAAtactgaaaaaaaaaatagatcactgaagaaaaaacaaGTAATACTAAAGTGCTACAAAGATCAATCACAAAGGTTCTTATTTTCTATGGCTTCAACTTTTAATGGGTTTTTGCCAGAGGCAGTTTTAAACCACTTTTCTAGTGCCCTGAAGAAATTGTATGATTctgattttcttcttcatgaAAAACAGGAAATAAGTGATTCCCAAGTAAAAAATATGACCGATATAATAAGCACTTTCTATTATAAAGATGTTGAAGGTTTGTTCCTTGGTGAACTTGTCAGAGCCATAACTTTTCAAACCAGATCTAATACTTTTTTGACCATGCAATTATCAAATCTACGaaaggaaaatttttctCAAGCCAAATATATTGACacaatttcaagaaaaagaCCATCAGAAAATGAAGGAAAAACATCTAGTGAAGGCTTGGAAGTGAAAACACTTAATGAAGACGATCAACCAGAAACTGTTTCATTGAAAGACTCTCCTAACCAAGATATCTCCCTTCTAGAATATTGA